The Bacillota bacterium nucleotide sequence GAGGCCTTCGAGGAGACCGCCAACCAGGAGAAGGAGCACGCCAAGCGGCTCTTCAAGCTGCTCGAGGGCGGCGAAGTGATGCTCCAGGCCGGCTTCCCGGCCGGCGTCGTCGGCTCGACCGCCGAGAACCTGCAGGCCTCGGCGGGCGGTGAGCACCACGAGTGGGAAGAGATGTACCCGGCGTTCGCCAAGGTCGCCGAGGAAGAGGGCTTCAGCGACATCGCCAAGATCTTCCGGGCCATCGGCGTCGCCGAGAAACAGCACGAACGGCGCTATCTCGGGTTCCTCGAGAACATCAAGGCGGGGAAGGCCTTCAAGAAGGACGGGGTCGTCGCCTGGCGGTGCCGGAACTGCGGCTATGTCCACAAGGGCAAGGAAGCCCCGGAGCGCTGCCCGGCCTGCGACCATCCCCAGGCCCACTTCGAACTGCTGGCCGAGAACTGGTAGCCCGAGAACCGGTAAGCCCGAGAAGGAGGAAC carries:
- a CDS encoding rubrerythrin family protein codes for the protein MELKGSKTEKNILTAFAGESQARNRYTYFASQARSDGFMQIAEAFEETANQEKEHAKRLFKLLEGGEVMLQAGFPAGVVGSTAENLQASAGGEHHEWEEMYPAFAKVAEEEGFSDIAKIFRAIGVAEKQHERRYLGFLENIKAGKAFKKDGVVAWRCRNCGYVHKGKEAPERCPACDHPQAHFELLAENW